From Brassica napus cultivar Da-Ae unplaced genomic scaffold, Da-Ae ScsIHWf_2276;HRSCAF=2934, whole genome shotgun sequence, a single genomic window includes:
- the LOC106374761 gene encoding glycine-rich cell wall structural protein 1.0-like: MKGEFITLALMSILLAFSFVYGGGESESPTHSAASPSSDPTGGSSGASGSAHGPNWGYNWGWGSTPEGGYGYGSGSGSTPDGKGKGTGFGFGSGSGSGTGFGFGSGGGGGATGGGSGHGSGTGHASEGGGAGGGNGGASPGRRERSQHR; encoded by the coding sequence ATGAAAGGTGAGTTTATCACATTGGCTCTAATGTCTATACTATTAGCCTTCTCGTTTGTCTATGGAGGAGGAGAGTCTGAAAGCCCTACTCATTCTGCGGCCAGCCCGAGTAGTGATCCCACCGGAGGATCCAGCGGTGCAAGCGGTTCGGCTCATGGACCTAATTGGGGATATAATTGGGGATGGGGATCAACCCCAGAAGGTGGTTATGGTTATGGTTCTGGTTCTGGTTCGACCCCAGATGGAAAAGGAAAGGGGACCGGATTTGGGTTTGGTTCAGGTTCTGGTTCAGGAActgggtttgggtttggctcaggaggaggaggaggagccacAGGCGGTGGTTCTGGCCATGGAAGTGGGACTGGACACGCAAGTGAAGGGGGTGGCGCAGGCGGTGGAAATGGTGGAGCTTCTCCAGGTCGTAGAGAGAGAAGCCAACACCGCTAA